Proteins co-encoded in one Megalops cyprinoides isolate fMegCyp1 chromosome 1, fMegCyp1.pri, whole genome shotgun sequence genomic window:
- the LOC118778146 gene encoding GTP-binding protein 2 isoform X2, with protein MKWRLQEGRGEAVYQIGVEDNGLLVGLSEEDMRASLKTLRRMAEKVGADITILREREVDYDSDTPRKIAEVLVRKVPDDQQFLDLRVAVLGNVDSGKSTLLGVLTQGELDNGRGRARLNLFRHLHEIQTGRTSSISFEILGFNSKGEVVNYSESRTAEEICESSSKMITFIDLAGHHKYLKTTIFGLTSYCPDFAMLVVGANTGIAGTTREHLGLAMALKVPIFIVVSKVDLCARGTVERTVRQLERVLKQPGCNKVPMVVSTADDAVTAAQRFAQSPSVTPIFTLSSVSGESLDLLKVFFNILPPLSNSKEQEELMQQLTEFQVDEIYTVPEVGTVVGGTLYSGICREGERLVVGPTDEGQFLGLKVCSIQRNRSACRVLRAGQAATLALGNFDRSLLRKGMVMVSPEMNPTICWLFEAEIVLLFHARTFRKGFQVTVHVGNVRQTATVDRLQGKEELRTGEKAVVRFKFIKHPEYLKVGAKLLFREGVTKGIGHVTHLQPVSLYQHHP; from the exons ATGAAGTGGCGGCTGCAGGAGGGACGGGGTGAGGCGGTGTATCAGATCGGCGTTGAGGACAACGGGCTGCTGGTTGGACTGTCGGAGGAGGACATGAGAGCCTCGCTCAAGACCCTGCGCAGGATGGCAGAGAA GGTTGGTGCTGACATCACAATtctcagagaaagagaagtggaCTATGACTCGGACACCCCCAGAAAAATTGCAGAGGTTTTAGTAAGGAAGGTTCCAGATGACCAACAA TTTCTGGATCTGCGTGTTGCAGTGCTAGGCAACGTCGATTCTGGGAAGTCCACCCTGCTAGGCGTGCTGACTCAAGGTGAACTGGACAATGGCCGAGGCCGGGCACGTCTCAACCTATTCAGACACCTTCACGAAATCCAGACCGGGAGGACATCTAGCATCAGCTTTGAGATCTTGGGTTTCAACAGCAAAGGAGAG GTTGTTAATTACAGTGAATCCCGCACAGCAGAGGAGATCTGTGAGAGCAGCTCTAAAATGATCACCTTTATCGACTTGGCTGGGCACCACAAATACCTGAAGACCACCATCTTCGGCCTCACCAGCTACTGTCCAGACTTTGCAATGCTAGTGGTTGGTGCCAACACCGGCATTG CGGGCACGACCCGGGAGCACCTGGGCCTGGCGATGGCGCTGAAGGTGCCCATCTTCATCGTGGTGAGCAAGGTGGACCTGTGCGCCAGGGGCACGGTGGAGCGCACCGTGCGGCAGCTGGAGCGCGTGCTCAAGCAGCCCGGCTGCAACAAGGTGCCCATGGTGGTGTCCACCGCCGACGACGCCGTCACCGCTGCGCAGCGCTTCGCCCAGTCGCCCAG cgTCACGCCCATCTTTACCCTGTCCAGTGTGTCGGGGGAGAGTCTGGACCTGCTCAAGGTCTTCTTCAACATCCTGCCTCCACTCAGCAACAgcaaggagcaggaggagctcATGCAGCAGCTCACCGAGTTCCAG GTGGATGAGATTTATACAGTGCCAGAAGTGGGGACGGTGGTGGGAGGAACTCTCTACAG TGGGATCTGCAGGGAGGGCGAGCGGCTGGTGGTGGGCCCCACCGACGAAGGCCAGTTCCTGGGGCTGAAGGTTTGCAGCATCCAGAGGAACCGCTCCGCCTGCCGGGTGCTGAGGGCCGGCCAGGCCGCCACCCTGGCGCTTGGCAACTTTGACCGCTCCCTGCTTCGCAAG GGCATGGTGATGGTGAGCCCAGAGATGAACCCCACTATCTGCTGGCTGTTTGAGGCTGAGATCGTCCTGCTCTTCCACGCCAGAACCTTCCGGAAGGGCTTCCAGGTGACGGTGCACGTGGGGAACGTGAGGCAAACGGCCACCGTGGACCGCCTGCAGGGGAAG gaGGAGCTGCGAACGGGTGAGAAAGCGGTGGTCCGCTTCAAATTCATCAAGCACCCAGAGTATCTGAAAGTGGGCGCCAAGCTGCTGTTTCGAGAGGGCGTGACCAAAGGCATCGGCCACGTCACccacctgcagcctgtctcCCTTTATCAGCACCACCCCTGA
- the LOC118776024 gene encoding apoptosis-stimulating of p53 protein 2-like isoform X1: MSKRNGMKGTVDRCTENGVVPPRMDMTLTDLQEMVSRQQQQIDAQQQLLASKEQRLRYLKQQDQRQQQQASEQEKLQRLRENAESQEAKLKKVRALKGQVEQKRLSNGKLVEEIEQMNSLFQQKQRELVVAVSRVEDLSRQLEMLKNGKMDAFHDNQSSAAELDRLYKELQLRNRLNQEQNAKLQQQRESLNKRNLEVAAMDRRVSELRDRLWKKKAALQQKENLPNGIPVKDKSSKGTQQLPSDGHAPQPGGPSRVAAVGPYIQSSTMPRGPLRHELLVKPAYPDGTATLPIQDGPLKGQARSSAGPAGKPPSGAKGTRASPVPRMDPDSDVTLSSEGVGLQTAKVSKFSEWSNSSTESCGSYGSCSTLPRMSTHKPADQEDMLKKDKDMKVRPFSLLDTAELSTASLRKNQSSDDLLRDAQNAGKGPAKVPPPVPCKPKQVSLPSGGHPAYGKPSLGTGTFPGKARPAGQHQPPGPASAPLRAPAPGPSQSHTLPLPPKQEPPPAAKVRPFTPELPVPREPSPQAFHKPPMVAASSIYSMYTMQPTPGKSFQPPVQGAQTRAQSRVYGKPVIPGGGQQSQYPDNPYTERPAGPETEVDHGSGAPSGEAQETERTPRPLSPTKLLPFISNPYRHQSDVDLEALRKKLYHAPRPLKKRSSITEPEGPSGPNIQKLLYQKTTLAAMETIAAAPFYQPRPAEEEEEGGAALAAETTPGSGAATEGTSDMPQPPVPEGGEEEVAPPLPPPPVCPTPAPEDLPSLPPPPPGEDEQEPGVPPPPEAFLEEYPPYPPPPYPSSGEQDSLGEDTFSMQPPEVTGQVTLPPGKRTNLRKAGSDRIDHGMRVKFNPLALLLDSSLEGEYDLVQRIIYEVEDPSLPNDEGITALHNAVCAGHTEIVKFLVQFGVNVNAADSDGWTPLHCAASCNNVQVCKFLVESGAAVFATTYSDMQTAADKCEEMEEGYAQCSQFLYGVQEKMGIMNRGVVYALWDYQNENDDELSFREGDCMTVVRREDEDEVEWWWARMGETEGYIPRNLLGLYPRIKQRQRSLA; this comes from the exons GAGCAACGCCTGCGGTACCTGAAGCAGCAGGaccagagacagcagcagcaggcctcGGAGCAGGAGAAGCTGCAGAGGCTGCGGGAGAACGCGGAGAGCCAGGAGGCCAAGCTGAAGAAAGTGCGGGCCCTCAAGGGCCAGGTGGAGCAGAAACGCCTCAGCAACGGCAAGCTAG TGGAGGAGATTGAGCAGATGAACAGCCTGTTCCAGCAGAAGCAACGGGAGCTGGTGGTGGCTGTCTCCAGGGTGGAGGACTTGAGCCGCCAGCTGGAAATGTTGAAGAACGGCAAGATGGATGCCTTCCACGACAACCAGAGCTCCGCAGCAGAGCTGGACCGGCTCTACAAGGAGTTGCAG CTGAGGAACAGGCTGAACCAGGAGCAGAATGccaagctgcagcagcagagggagagcctGAACAAGCGCAACCTGGAGGTGGCGGCCATGGACCGGCGGGTCAGCGAGCTGAGAGACAGGCTGTGGAAGAAAAAGGCGGCGCTGCAGCAGAAGGAGAACCTGCCC aATGGCATTCCTGTTAAAGACAAGTCTTCAAAAGGCACCCAACAG CTTCCCTCAGATGGACATGCCCCACAGCCAGGCGGCCCCTCCAGAGTGGCTGCAGTGGGCCCCTATATCCAGTCCTCCACGATGCCCCGTGGGCCCCTGAGGCATGAACTGCTGGTGAAGCCAGCCTACCCTGACGGCACCGCCACCCTTCCAATCCAGGACGGTCCCCTGAAAGGCCAAGCCAGGAGCTCTGCGGGGCCAGCTGGCAAACCCCCCTCAG GAGCAAAGGGTACCAGGGCATCCCCAGTACCCAGGATGGACCCTGACAGTGACGTGACTCTCAGCTCAGAAG GGGTTGGCCTCCAGACGGCAAAGGTGTCCAAGTTCTCTGAGTGGAGCAACTCCAGCACGGAGTCCTGTGGCAGTTATGGTTCCTGTTCCACGCTCCCACGTATGTCCACCCACAAACCAGCAGACCAAG AGGACATGCtgaagaaagacaaagacatgaaGGTCCGTCCCTTTTCCCTGTTGGACACTGCTGAGCTGTCCACCGCCTCCTTGCGCAAGAACCAGAGCAGCGACGACCTCTTGAGGGACGCCCAG AACGCAGGGAAAGGCCCGGCCAAGGTGCCGCCGCCGGTGCCCTGCAAACCCAAGCAGGTCAGCCTGCCGTCCGGGGGCCACCCCGCCTACGGTAAGCCGTCCCTGGGCACGGGGACGTTCCCCGGCAAGGCCAGGCCCGCCGGCCAGCACCAGCCCCCCGGGCCGGCGTCCGCCCCCCTCAGGGCCCCCGCGCCGGGCCCGTCTCAGAGCCATACCCTGCCGCTGCCGCCCAAGCAGGAGCCCCCGCCAGCGGCCAAGGTGCGGCCCTTCACTCCGGAGCTGCCCGTCCCCAGGGAGCCCAGCCCCCAGGCCTTCCACAAGCCTCCGATGGTGGCAGCCAGCTCCATCTACTCCATGTACACCATGCAGCCCACGCCCGGGAAGAGCTTCCAGCCGCCCGTGCAGGGCGCACAGACTCGCGCGCAATCCCGTG TGTATGGGAAGCCAGTCATCCCAGGAGGAGGGCAGCAGTCCCAGTACCCCGACAACCCCTACACGGAGCGGCCTGCGGGCCCCGAGACGGAGGTGGATCATGGAAGCGGCGCCCCCTCTGGTGAAGCCCAGGAGACGGAGCGCACCCCGCGGCCCCTCAGCCCCACCAAGCTGCTGCCCTTCATCTCCAACCCGTACCGCCACCAGAGCGATGTGGACCTGGAGGCCCTGCGCAAGAAGCTGTACCACGCGCCACGGCCGCTAAAGAAGCGCAGCTCCATCACCGAGCCCGAGGGCCCGAGCGGGCCCAACATCCAGAAGCTGCTCTACCAGAAGACCACGCTCGCCGCCATGGAGACCATCGCCGCTGCCCCCTTCTACCAGCCCCGACCcgcagaagaggaggaggagggcggggccgCGCTGGCCGCGGAGACCACTCCCGGCAGCGGCGCAGCGACCGAGGGCACGTCGGACATGCCGCAGCCGCCCGTCCCTGAGGGCGGGGAAGAGGAAGTGGCCCCCCCGCTGCCGCCGCCCCCCGTCTGCCCCACGCCCGCTCCAGAGGACCTGCCCAGCCTCCCGCCTCCCCCTCCCGGCGAGGACGAGCAGGAACCCGGTGTGCCTCCTCCGCCGGAGGCCTTCCTGGAGGAGTACCCGCCCTATCCTCCTCCCCCTTACCCCAGCAGCGGGGAGCAGGACAGCCTGGGGGAGGACACCTTCAGCATGCAACCCCCTGAGGTCACAGGACAGGTCACCTTGCCACCG GGCAAGAGGACTAACTTGCGCAAGGCGGGCTCAGACCGCATTGACCATGGCATGCGGGTCAAGTTCAACcccctggccctgctgctggacTCCTCCCTGGAGGGCGAATATGACCTGGTGCAGAGAATCATCTATGAG GTGGAAGACCCCAGCCTACCGAACGATGAGGGCATCACTGCCCTACACAACGCTGTCTGCGCCGGGCACACCGAAATCGTCAAGTTCCTTGTGCAGTTTGGCGTCAACGTCAATGCGGCGGACAGCGATGGCTG GACACCCCTGCACTGCGCCGCCTCCTGCAACAACGTGCAAGTGTGCAAGTTCCTGGTGGAGTCGGGGGCCGCCGTGTTCGCCACCACCTACAGCGacatgcagacagcagcagacaagtgcgaggagatggaggagggctATGCCCAGTGCTCTCAGTTCCTGTATG GCGTCCAGGAGAAGATGGGAATAATGAACAGGGGCGTGGTCTATGCCCTATGGGACTACCAAAATGAAAACGATGATGAGCTTTCCTTCAGAGAGGGTGACTGCATGACTGTTGTTAGGCGGGAGGATGAGGACGAGGTGGAGTGGTGGTGGGCCCGTATGGGTGAGACCGAGGGCTACATACCCCGAAACCTGCTAGGG CTGTACCCAAGAatcaaacagagacagaggagtctTGCTTAA
- the LOC118776024 gene encoding apoptosis-stimulating of p53 protein 2-like isoform X2 codes for MSKRNGMKGTVDRCTENGVVPPRMDMTLTDLQEMVSRQQQQIDAQQQLLASKEQRLRYLKQQDQRQQQQASEQEKLQRLRENAESQEAKLKKVRALKGQVEQKRLSNGKLVEEIEQMNSLFQQKQRELVVAVSRVEDLSRQLEMLKNGKMDAFHDNQSSAAELDRLYKELQLRNRLNQEQNAKLQQQRESLNKRNLEVAAMDRRVSELRDRLWKKKAALQQKENLPNGIPVKDKSSKGTQQLPSDGHAPQPGGPSRVAAVGPYIQSSTMPRGPLRHELLVKPAYPDGTATLPIQDGPLKGQARSSAGPAGKPPSGVGLQTAKVSKFSEWSNSSTESCGSYGSCSTLPRMSTHKPADQEDMLKKDKDMKVRPFSLLDTAELSTASLRKNQSSDDLLRDAQNAGKGPAKVPPPVPCKPKQVSLPSGGHPAYGKPSLGTGTFPGKARPAGQHQPPGPASAPLRAPAPGPSQSHTLPLPPKQEPPPAAKVRPFTPELPVPREPSPQAFHKPPMVAASSIYSMYTMQPTPGKSFQPPVQGAQTRAQSRVYGKPVIPGGGQQSQYPDNPYTERPAGPETEVDHGSGAPSGEAQETERTPRPLSPTKLLPFISNPYRHQSDVDLEALRKKLYHAPRPLKKRSSITEPEGPSGPNIQKLLYQKTTLAAMETIAAAPFYQPRPAEEEEEGGAALAAETTPGSGAATEGTSDMPQPPVPEGGEEEVAPPLPPPPVCPTPAPEDLPSLPPPPPGEDEQEPGVPPPPEAFLEEYPPYPPPPYPSSGEQDSLGEDTFSMQPPEVTGQVTLPPGKRTNLRKAGSDRIDHGMRVKFNPLALLLDSSLEGEYDLVQRIIYEVEDPSLPNDEGITALHNAVCAGHTEIVKFLVQFGVNVNAADSDGWTPLHCAASCNNVQVCKFLVESGAAVFATTYSDMQTAADKCEEMEEGYAQCSQFLYGVQEKMGIMNRGVVYALWDYQNENDDELSFREGDCMTVVRREDEDEVEWWWARMGETEGYIPRNLLGVSREVTMLDIETEELRIHVQI; via the exons GAGCAACGCCTGCGGTACCTGAAGCAGCAGGaccagagacagcagcagcaggcctcGGAGCAGGAGAAGCTGCAGAGGCTGCGGGAGAACGCGGAGAGCCAGGAGGCCAAGCTGAAGAAAGTGCGGGCCCTCAAGGGCCAGGTGGAGCAGAAACGCCTCAGCAACGGCAAGCTAG TGGAGGAGATTGAGCAGATGAACAGCCTGTTCCAGCAGAAGCAACGGGAGCTGGTGGTGGCTGTCTCCAGGGTGGAGGACTTGAGCCGCCAGCTGGAAATGTTGAAGAACGGCAAGATGGATGCCTTCCACGACAACCAGAGCTCCGCAGCAGAGCTGGACCGGCTCTACAAGGAGTTGCAG CTGAGGAACAGGCTGAACCAGGAGCAGAATGccaagctgcagcagcagagggagagcctGAACAAGCGCAACCTGGAGGTGGCGGCCATGGACCGGCGGGTCAGCGAGCTGAGAGACAGGCTGTGGAAGAAAAAGGCGGCGCTGCAGCAGAAGGAGAACCTGCCC aATGGCATTCCTGTTAAAGACAAGTCTTCAAAAGGCACCCAACAG CTTCCCTCAGATGGACATGCCCCACAGCCAGGCGGCCCCTCCAGAGTGGCTGCAGTGGGCCCCTATATCCAGTCCTCCACGATGCCCCGTGGGCCCCTGAGGCATGAACTGCTGGTGAAGCCAGCCTACCCTGACGGCACCGCCACCCTTCCAATCCAGGACGGTCCCCTGAAAGGCCAAGCCAGGAGCTCTGCGGGGCCAGCTGGCAAACCCCCCTCAG GGGTTGGCCTCCAGACGGCAAAGGTGTCCAAGTTCTCTGAGTGGAGCAACTCCAGCACGGAGTCCTGTGGCAGTTATGGTTCCTGTTCCACGCTCCCACGTATGTCCACCCACAAACCAGCAGACCAAG AGGACATGCtgaagaaagacaaagacatgaaGGTCCGTCCCTTTTCCCTGTTGGACACTGCTGAGCTGTCCACCGCCTCCTTGCGCAAGAACCAGAGCAGCGACGACCTCTTGAGGGACGCCCAG AACGCAGGGAAAGGCCCGGCCAAGGTGCCGCCGCCGGTGCCCTGCAAACCCAAGCAGGTCAGCCTGCCGTCCGGGGGCCACCCCGCCTACGGTAAGCCGTCCCTGGGCACGGGGACGTTCCCCGGCAAGGCCAGGCCCGCCGGCCAGCACCAGCCCCCCGGGCCGGCGTCCGCCCCCCTCAGGGCCCCCGCGCCGGGCCCGTCTCAGAGCCATACCCTGCCGCTGCCGCCCAAGCAGGAGCCCCCGCCAGCGGCCAAGGTGCGGCCCTTCACTCCGGAGCTGCCCGTCCCCAGGGAGCCCAGCCCCCAGGCCTTCCACAAGCCTCCGATGGTGGCAGCCAGCTCCATCTACTCCATGTACACCATGCAGCCCACGCCCGGGAAGAGCTTCCAGCCGCCCGTGCAGGGCGCACAGACTCGCGCGCAATCCCGTG TGTATGGGAAGCCAGTCATCCCAGGAGGAGGGCAGCAGTCCCAGTACCCCGACAACCCCTACACGGAGCGGCCTGCGGGCCCCGAGACGGAGGTGGATCATGGAAGCGGCGCCCCCTCTGGTGAAGCCCAGGAGACGGAGCGCACCCCGCGGCCCCTCAGCCCCACCAAGCTGCTGCCCTTCATCTCCAACCCGTACCGCCACCAGAGCGATGTGGACCTGGAGGCCCTGCGCAAGAAGCTGTACCACGCGCCACGGCCGCTAAAGAAGCGCAGCTCCATCACCGAGCCCGAGGGCCCGAGCGGGCCCAACATCCAGAAGCTGCTCTACCAGAAGACCACGCTCGCCGCCATGGAGACCATCGCCGCTGCCCCCTTCTACCAGCCCCGACCcgcagaagaggaggaggagggcggggccgCGCTGGCCGCGGAGACCACTCCCGGCAGCGGCGCAGCGACCGAGGGCACGTCGGACATGCCGCAGCCGCCCGTCCCTGAGGGCGGGGAAGAGGAAGTGGCCCCCCCGCTGCCGCCGCCCCCCGTCTGCCCCACGCCCGCTCCAGAGGACCTGCCCAGCCTCCCGCCTCCCCCTCCCGGCGAGGACGAGCAGGAACCCGGTGTGCCTCCTCCGCCGGAGGCCTTCCTGGAGGAGTACCCGCCCTATCCTCCTCCCCCTTACCCCAGCAGCGGGGAGCAGGACAGCCTGGGGGAGGACACCTTCAGCATGCAACCCCCTGAGGTCACAGGACAGGTCACCTTGCCACCG GGCAAGAGGACTAACTTGCGCAAGGCGGGCTCAGACCGCATTGACCATGGCATGCGGGTCAAGTTCAACcccctggccctgctgctggacTCCTCCCTGGAGGGCGAATATGACCTGGTGCAGAGAATCATCTATGAG GTGGAAGACCCCAGCCTACCGAACGATGAGGGCATCACTGCCCTACACAACGCTGTCTGCGCCGGGCACACCGAAATCGTCAAGTTCCTTGTGCAGTTTGGCGTCAACGTCAATGCGGCGGACAGCGATGGCTG GACACCCCTGCACTGCGCCGCCTCCTGCAACAACGTGCAAGTGTGCAAGTTCCTGGTGGAGTCGGGGGCCGCCGTGTTCGCCACCACCTACAGCGacatgcagacagcagcagacaagtgcgaggagatggaggagggctATGCCCAGTGCTCTCAGTTCCTGTATG GCGTCCAGGAGAAGATGGGAATAATGAACAGGGGCGTGGTCTATGCCCTATGGGACTACCAAAATGAAAACGATGATGAGCTTTCCTTCAGAGAGGGTGACTGCATGACTGTTGTTAGGCGGGAGGATGAGGACGAGGTGGAGTGGTGGTGGGCCCGTATGGGTGAGACCGAGGGCTACATACCCCGAAACCTGCTAGGGGTGAGTAGAGAAGTCACCATGCTGGATATCGAAACAGAAGAACTTAGAATACATGTACAGATTTag